The Streptomyces spororaveus genome includes a region encoding these proteins:
- a CDS encoding thiamine ABC transporter substrate-binding protein, which produces MSTTKKIAGVALAAALGVTTLSACGDESKDKTAGASDAPKSTTVTLVSHDSFNVTDSVLKEFEQQSGYTVKVLKSGDAGAALNQEILTKGSPRGDVFFGVDNTLLSRALDNGIFTPYEAKGLADVKPEYVLDKEHRVTPIDSGDICVNYDKAYFAEKKIAPPQTLDDLIKPEYKNLLVTENAATSSPGLGFLLASVGKYGEDGWKDYWSKLKANGVEVVDGWEQAYNERFSGSAGGKKAKGDRPLVVSYASSPPVEVLYGEPQPAEAPTGVSTGTCFRQIEFAGLLKGAKNEEGGKALVDFLVSKKFQEDMPLQMFVNPVTKDAALPELFTKHGVVVEKPENVAPETIAKNREQWVKAWTALVVK; this is translated from the coding sequence ATGAGCACCACCAAGAAGATCGCGGGCGTCGCGCTCGCGGCCGCGCTGGGCGTCACCACGCTCAGCGCCTGCGGCGACGAGAGCAAGGACAAGACCGCGGGCGCGAGCGACGCCCCGAAGTCGACGACCGTCACGCTCGTCTCCCACGACTCCTTCAACGTGACCGATTCGGTCCTCAAGGAGTTCGAGCAGCAGAGCGGCTACACGGTCAAGGTGCTGAAGTCCGGGGACGCCGGCGCGGCCCTGAACCAGGAGATCCTCACCAAGGGCTCCCCCCGCGGTGACGTCTTCTTCGGTGTGGACAACACCCTTCTCTCGCGCGCCCTCGACAACGGCATCTTCACGCCGTACGAGGCCAAGGGCCTCGCCGACGTGAAGCCCGAGTACGTGCTCGACAAGGAGCACCGGGTCACCCCGATCGACTCCGGCGACATCTGCGTCAACTACGACAAGGCGTACTTCGCCGAGAAGAAGATCGCCCCGCCGCAGACCCTGGACGACCTGATCAAGCCGGAGTACAAGAACCTGCTGGTCACCGAGAACGCCGCGACCTCCTCGCCCGGCCTCGGCTTCCTGCTCGCCTCCGTCGGCAAGTACGGCGAGGACGGCTGGAAGGACTACTGGAGCAAGCTGAAGGCCAACGGCGTCGAGGTCGTCGACGGCTGGGAGCAGGCCTACAACGAGCGCTTCTCCGGCTCCGCGGGCGGCAAGAAGGCCAAGGGCGACCGCCCGCTGGTCGTCTCCTACGCCTCCAGCCCGCCGGTCGAGGTTCTGTACGGCGAGCCCCAGCCGGCCGAGGCCCCCACGGGCGTCTCCACCGGCACCTGCTTCCGTCAGATCGAGTTCGCGGGCCTGCTCAAGGGCGCGAAGAACGAGGAGGGCGGCAAGGCCCTGGTGGACTTCCTGGTCAGCAAGAAGTTCCAGGAGGACATGCCGCTCCAGATGTTCGTGAACCCCGTGACGAAGGACGCCGCCCTGCCGGAGCTGTTCACCAAGCACGGCGTGGTGGTCGAGAAGCCCGAGAACGTGGCTCCCGAGACCATCGCCAAGAACCGTGAGCAGTGGGTCAAGGCATGGACCGCGC